The Carassius carassius chromosome 2, fCarCar2.1, whole genome shotgun sequence genome has a segment encoding these proteins:
- the LOC132111928 gene encoding histone H2A-like codes for MSGRGKTGGKARAKAKTRSSRAGLQFPVGRVHRLLRKGNYAERVGAGAPVYLAAVLEYLTAEILELAGNAARDNKKTRIIPRHLQLAVRNDEELNKLLGRVTIAQGGVLPNIQAVLLPKKTEKPAKAK; via the coding sequence ATGAGCGGAAGAGGTAAAACCGGCGGCAAAGCGAGAGCGAAGGCAAAGACTCGCTCCTCCAGAGCAGGGCTGCAGTTCCCCGTCGGTCGTGTTCACAGACTTCTCCGCAAAGGGAACTACGCCGAGCGCGTCGGTGCCGGAGCTCCCGTCTATCTGGCGGCTGTGCTCGAGTATCTGACCGCTGAGATCCTGGAGTTGGCTGGAAACGCAGCGAGAGACAACAAGAAGACCCGCATCATTCCCCGTCACCTGCAGCTGGCGGTGCGCAATGATGAGGAGCTCAACAAACTCCTGGGTCGAGTGACCATCGCTCAGGGCGGCGTGCTGCCCAACATCCAGGCCGTGCTGCTGCCCAAGAAGACCGAGAAACCCGCCAAAGCCAAGTAA
- the LOC132111730 gene encoding histone H1-like — protein sequence MAETAPAAAAPPAKAPKKKSAAKAKKAGPAVGDLIVKAVSASKERSGVSLAALKKALAAGGYDVEKKNSRIKLAIKSLVTKGVLLQVKGTGASGSFKISKKETETKKKPAKKAAPKAKKPAAKKPAAAKKPKSAAAKKPAAKKSPKKAKKPAAAAKKATKSPKKAKKPAAPKKAAKSPKKTKTAKPKTAKPKAAKPKKAAPKKK from the coding sequence ATGGCAGAAACCGCCCCAGCTGCAGCCGCCCCACCGGCCAAAGCGCCCAAGAAGAAGTCCGCCGCTAAAGCCAAGAAAGCAGGTCCAGCTGTCGGTGATCTGATCGTTAAAGCCGTGTCCGCATCCAAGGAGAGGAGCGGCGTGTCTCTCGCTGCTCTAAAGAAAGCTCTCGCTGCCGGTGGTTACGACGTGGAGAAGAAAAACTCCCGCATCAAGCTCGCCATCAAGAGCCTGGTGACTAAAGGCGTCCTGCTGCAGGTCAAAGGAACCGGCGCCTCTGGATCCTTCAAGATCAGCAAGAAGGAGACCGAGACCAAGAAGAAGCCGGCGAAGAAAGCGGCTCCTAAAGCCAAGAAGCCCGCGGCCAAGAAACCCGCTGCTGCCAAGAAGCCCAAGAGCGCAGCGGCAAAGAAGCCCGCCGCTAAGAAATCACCCAAGAAGGCCAAGAAACCCGCTGCCGCCGCTAAGAAGGCCACCAAGAGCCCCAAGAAGGCGAAGAAGCCCGCGGCGCCCAAGAAAGCAGCCAAGAGCCCCAAAAAGACCAAGACCGCCAAACCCAAGACAGCGAAGCCTAAAGCTGCCAAGCCTAAAAAGGCAGCTCCCAAGAAGAAGTAA
- the LOC132111677 gene encoding neoverrucotoxin subunit beta-like: MTHCKITEAGAACLARALSSNPSHMREIDLSINPVKGPGFDQLRSVLEDPATRLEKLIVDGLEEQRDMETLQQYTCKLTWDTNTASSSVQVSEEDEALVKRRRIPEPDSHHPESFKNQNQIMSREGLSSRHFFQLEWFGRWATIGMAYNDISRKGSSTACSIGLNNKSWGILVSNPSSLCNALHGGVEIRLPNSSPWRVGVYLDWAAGTLSFYNTTHDKAELIHTFHAKFTQPLFLLVSISAGVKILPDVSPPVCVHDHDPWDMFRGYKECKGCNGSKAC, translated from the exons ATGACACATTGCAAAATCACAGAAGCAGGAGCTGCTTGTTTGGCGAGGGCTCTCTCTTCCAACCCATCACACATGCGGGAAATAGACTTGAGCATCAATCCTGTTAAAGGCCCAGGATTTGACCAGCTCAGATCCGTTTTGGAAGATCCAGCAACCCGATTAGAGAAATTAAT TGTGGACGGCCTAGAGGAGCAGCGTGACATGGAAACTCTACAGCAAT atACGTGCAAGCTGACTTGGGATACAAACACCGCTTCTTCAAGTGTGCAGGTGTCAGAGGAAGATGAGGCTCTTGTGAAACGTCGCAGAATCCCAGAACCTGATTCACATCATCCAGAAAGTTTCAAAAATCAAAACCAAATCATGAGTCGGGAAGGTCTGAGCAGCCGCCATTTCTTCCAGCTGGAGTGGTTTGGCAGGTGGGCCACTATTGGAATGGCCTATAATGATATAAGCAGGAAGGGAAGTTCTACAGCCTGTAGCATTGGACTTAATAATAAATCCTGGGGCATTTTGGTGAGTAACCCCTCTTCTCTCTGTAATGCTCTTCATGGAGGAGTAGAGATTCGTCTTCCTAACAGCTCACCCTGGAGAGTTGGAGTCTATCTGGACTGGGCAGCAGGAACTCTGTCCTTTTACAACACCACACATGACAAGGCTGAACTCATCCACACCTTCCATGCCAAGTTCACTCAGCCTCTCTTTCTGCTGGTCAGTATTAGTGCTGGAGTGAAGATCTTACCGGACGTGTCTCCTCCGGTCTGTGTCCATGACCACGATCCTTGGGATATGTTCAGGGGCTACAAGGAATGTAAGGGATGTAACGGATCAAAGGCTTGCTAG